DNA from Ictalurus punctatus breed USDA103 chromosome 20, Coco_2.0, whole genome shotgun sequence:
GTTCTCACCAATCCCGTTAAAATGAAAGAGATCCGCAAAATGGTGAGTCGTCTGAACGCCCTTCACGGCACGCCAGAGCGTTCGGCAGTTACGAAGCACCGCGCTgatctttgttttctttctccgtAGTTGCGCGAAAATttagagaaggagaaaaagaagaaaaggaagaaggagaagaaggaaaagcgAGACGAAAAGGAAAGGAGGAAAGACAGGAAGCACAAACGGAGGAGTTCCAGCGATgacggagagggagacagaaagcaCAGGTAGGTTTGTTTACTTCCTGTTCGCTTTAACCTACATCATTTCATGCATGAAGACAGTTATAATAGGCCCAAAAAGAAGTTCGGCTCCACGGTGACAGGCAGGAGTTGCAGCCAAtcaggagagagtgagagagtctGATATTATACTATAAGAGGAAAAAAGGCAGTTATTTGGTGGTCAGGTGATTTTATCTTTGTAAAATTTCTATCATTACTCGTTTGCGAAGTTGTCGCGCTATAGAACTCGGGATCGTCTCTAGTGACCGTACGTTTTGTATTTTAAACTCAAAGCTATGTTATAGCGTTACAGTTTGGTTCTCCGCCATAGACTTTAGCCAGCAGTCTAGAGTTAGCAAACTAGCCGTCTCTGTAAACCTCATAGATGTCTCCGGGAAGTCTGGAATAGTCAATAGATGCTTTAATTCGAGATAGTATTACCGCTAAGCCTGAGAATCTCATTTTATTAAGAGAAAAATCTCTTTGTTCTAACAGGTCAAAGGAAGAAAATGGAGTCACGAGCTCTCATCCGCATCAGAAATCTGCCTACGGACTACAGGTGTGTAGCTACGTTCACTCGCACACAGTTCCACTCGATGGAATTAGCCCGGAGCTGATTTGTTTGATCTGTTTTGTTGTAGTTACTGGCAGGTAGGTCGTATCAATCGTCCGAGTCGACCCACAGGAGGGACCGGAGTCGCTCTCCGCTGGGTTCCAGAGAAGAAACGAGGAATCGTTCACCTCATGATCCAGACAGGAAACACAAATCTAAAGCTCCGAGCCCGTCGAGACCTAGAGACCGCCATCACAGACCGCAGAGCACCAACTACAGCAAGTACGcctcagatcacacacacagcgaACGCCGCTGTCGCCTTAggattttctcatttttaatgagtattactttttttatttttattatatagctATATGTTGCCGTGTGCATAAATGTATGTATCTGTTGAGACAATGCAGCCTGTCTACAATCACTACTCTTGTACAATTCCGACTTTTAAACTTTGATCCACAGTTGCTTTTAGGTAAGCGTGTAATAATTTACTCCAGGGGTTCCCGAAATACAAACCTTGGTTTACAGACGGGATCCTGAGAAAAAGTCACAACCTCCTTTTTGTTTCACTCAGTTATTTTACAaagaatattataaatatatacgaGAGGGATTTTGGGTGCGAATATTTTCGGAATGTTACCTGGAGTCACATTCgggggggggaaagaaaaataCGTTTAAATAAATACTCGCTGTTTTGACATGCTGCTGTCGAACATAAACCTCCCATGTCCCCTTCCAACCTACCACAAGGTCTGCTTGATGTACCAGCCTCCTGGATCATCTACATTAGCAAATACTTTTGAACGTAAGATCAGCGTTTTTCAATTTGAGATAACAATCACGACGACGGCAGTAAACGTTGCCTCTGACGTGCCTTCTACTGGATTTCGCTTTTAAATCTTCCGGCTGTACATAAGACCACGCAGGCGAGAGTGTGAACGCTGGCACTCGTGTTACCGCTGCTTTTACGTACTCGCTCAAAATCACGCGTGCTATTATTATCCCTTCGTTTTTTTACTTGCTTATTTTACACGTGTAGGTTACTGACataataaactgttcaaatgTTACGGTAGCCCTATATCATAAATCTGGAATTGGAagggaaaaaattttttttgtttgcccTAAACATTCAGTAGCTATAAATTCCTCTCTCTCAGGCGTCTCTCGGCCGAAGAGctggagaagaagaggaaagagaTGATGGCCTTCGCCcgtgagagagaggaggagagagagagcaacgtGCAGAGGTACAAACGACAAGACGAGATGGAGATTGAACAAGCCAAGAAGGCCAAACACAGGAGCCAGGCCACGTTCTTACAGTAagcgtgtgtgttgtgttgtgttgtgttgtgttgtgttgtgtttatcTGGCACACGTAATGTCCCTTCATTCCTAATGTCATGCCGTCTGTACAGTAACATGAAGCTGGAGAGTGCTGCCACCTCGTCCGTGGAGGATCGGGTGAAGAGGAACATCCACTCCATTCAGAGGACCCCTGCGTCTCTGGAGAAGAACTTCATGAGAAGATGAAGAGTGGAAGAAGACAGCATGCCGTCATTACACAAACTTGTACagataattttatttctttaaagctcCTTAATCCATGTGTATATAATGTGCCTAGTGGGCCAATtgtacagggaaaaaaaaaataggtttgTCTTTGTCATGATTTGTATTTTTGACcagttttatttagaattttaattgaatcatttctgttaatttttttgtattttaaaagtgatttaaaaaaaaaaaaaaacccatgcaCTCGAGTTCATCTCTGTGTTGATTTCGTATGTAGTTCAGAATCCTCACCACCGtattcatctaaaaaaaaaaaaaaaggtctgatTCTGAGAAGTGAAAATGTAATCACGTGCGTTTACATGAAATGTAGTCATgtcttaattttaaaaatatatatatatatatatatttatatatcgaaagaatgattattttatatcattGCTCGTATGTCAGGCATGTTAAAGACACGCCCCCTCAAAGGACCCGTTCGCTCAGCTGTCGTCGTTACCGCTTGTAAGTCAGCCAAGGTGGAATCCAGGACTATATTCTCAGCATGGGCAGTTACCAATCAGTCgatcagtaaataaaatgagagaaaacCTTCGAAATTTTACACAATGGCAAATCCTGAGTGCCAAGACGATGCAGttggatgtgttttattcctctcgtGGACAGGTAATGTGATCGTCAGTGATGTAAAACTGGTTAACTGTCCGCATTTACATAGGGAATCTGTTTTTCGTTTATGTAGCAACATGGATAGcgcaaatatttaaataaatcattcaaCAATTCATAAACAATTCATAGGGTGTACATAACGTAAGACTGTTGAATTTAACAAAGACGGTaagctctctctcgctctagcTATAGTAAAGTCTTTCGAAGAAACCCCCAATAGAAACcgtcagctaaccattaaaactattaccatGGTccttattggtccttaatggtagaCATAACATAACAAATAGAGGGCAACGAATTACTAGTAGTGACCTACAGGGActgttacagtttccattaaaaccattgcaaATCCTATGAGGATTTCCAttgggggttgttttttttttttttgtcagcaggGAAGTCTGTCCACTTGGCGGCCATCTTGGTAAGCCAGGTGTTTCCTGACTAGCTTTTTTCCTCATTGGAACAATCCACCATTATGAGCATTACACGCTGCCACAGTTAAACTTTAAGCAATGGCCCATCTCTACTCAATCTGTCTCTTGCTATAGCTAGCATCATTAACGTGGTCCATATTGCTAACTGCATGCTAAGCTAATATAAGTTTTGGAAGCTCTGTGGCTATGCTAAGATGGCATTGCTTGTGCAGTGATTGCTtgtaaactagctagctagctagattagCCAAACCGTGCCTTGAATTTTTTTGCTGTTAAGGTTGTGTTTCTTAATGTCTTACCTGTAAACCTTCTTAAGGTTTTACATAATGTGGTTTCCTGAAtgttcagtaaatttttatttgggGAAAGTTTCAGTGAAAATCTAAATCTGAAAACACCAGATCACAAAGCACTTTAGCTTTAGCAGGAACGTTTGTGAGCAGTGGAATTTAgcatacacataaacacacacacacctctatttGTTAATGCTGTATTGTTTATTTCAGAGCAGTTTGTGCTTCAGAGCAGGATAAAATTGGCACCCAATATTGGTACATGTTCTACAATTCCTACAGCtgctaaaattaaaaataattaaccgAGGCTCTGGTGTGCTGGAAGCCAGAGAACGAGCATGTCTGCTTGTCTCAGAGGTGTACGCTGAAGGGGAGGGAAATGGTGAGTGATTCGCAGCATGTTAACGGGCTGAACGGTGCCCCCGGCTCTGGCTCATGGGTCGAAATGAGCTCAGCATGCTGTCCTGGACTTCCAGAAGTAGTTCATGCAGTTGAGTGGTTTGCTCGTCACCGTGTTGTCTCTCCTGACCAGCTCCAGCCTGCTGCGAGGGGCTTCTTCCACCTGAACGGGCGTGAGCTCGTTGTTACTGAGCATCCACTGGAGCTCAGGAAGAGTGAGTCTCTCTGGTACCTGAACGGAAAGCATAGCACTGATGGTGAGACAAATCAGCACTTTAAGAGAACTTGCACAATATATAGCTCACATAACGACTGTAGAATCCTTTAacccatttattttattttacacaaaagtCCTTATTTATGAATTTGCATTCAAAGTGAAACTATCATCTGCATATATTGTACTTTTCTAGATCCTTTCCAAACTGTGCTAAGAATGTTGCCCAAGATTTTACAAAATGGCCGCCATCATGACGTTAAAGCGTTCCGTTTCACGGTTTCGTTCACGTTCATAGTGATTACAGTAGGTCGCGCTGAAGAACCTTTGAGACTGACTTTGATTACTTGTTAGCTATTTTAGCCTTGTAGTTTGGGTGTAAAATGAAAATAGCAAGTTTTCCCAAACCCGATATTTTTCTGGGCAAAATTTCAATTACATATAaggtaaataaaaatggaagtGGGAACTTGGAAGCCATATGTTGGAGTTGCAAAGTTTTTAACTTTCtacaaagtgggaaaaaaacatgaacgCCTCAGTAAAAtcttgttgtttgtttgctctGAACATGAAACGCTGAATGAACTAGCAATTAGCTAGCCAGCTCCGTTTCACCTATGTTTCGGTTAAGTGAAAATTGGGTCGTACCACGTTGTCAAGTCGATATTATTGTTGGTAGTAGAGATGGcatgatactgatactgaaaccttgaatataaatgtgtaatatatatatatatatatatatatatatatatatatatatatatatatatatatatatatatatataaattttataataTACTAACTAAGCTTTAAATACTAACTGAATCACTTCACTTAAAGGAAATTCTTAATGTAAAATACATACATAGCTAAAAACTTACCCAAAACCTTTAGCTTTTTAAATTTAGTTAAATTCTTTCCACATAAAAGCCTGCTTTATGTTGCTCTTAAAGCAATTCTCTGATATTACAAGATGAGATAAAAttgcttctgtttttctctgatatgcacagttgttttttttttttgttttttttttttgctcatttcagTCCAAACCGACACTGAGTATTGTAATCATGCCTTCTCTATTTAGTACACACCATTTAAACTATATTTCCTAGTTTAGCTATCACAATCTATTCCATTTCACAAAGGCATTCTTGAGTCATACCTCTTCTCCAAACGGCACGTTGCGAGCCTCTTCCAGAGCCGAATTCAAAACCACATGAGGCCGGCCGCACGATATGACACCGACGGCTGAGACCAGGCACATGAGGGCAAGAGCGAGACGGAGTGGTGAAGACGACATCTTCTTGGTAGCTGGTGAAGATTTCGAGCTGGGCGGGTTCTGTTGCTTGCTCTGTTTCTCGTCTGTCTCTGGTTTGTGGGGCTGTTATTTATACGCCTCCCTTCTTCACGTCTAAATTAAATCATTTTCACTTGGAAAAGTTTTATGGCTCAGAGTCCAGAATTCGACTGGGATACCGATCAACTTTATGTTATTTTTCCATCAGCTAATAGGTCTTTCACTTCTGCCCAAACAAAGAATGCCAGTACACCACGTGGCTCATGCTAATAAACTGCAAATGGGTGTCCATTGCATTGCAGTGTTTCTACAGTAACCGAATTCTCAATGACCCCATGTCAGCATCAGTAACCTGGAAACAGGTGGTCGACTCCTGCCTGCTTCCTCCCATCCAAAAGCATCCTGATTTAATTTACTCATCACTCTGGTAATGTTACTATGTGGCCTGTCTATTCCATGACAATTGTAAGCTTTTGTTTTGGATATAAACAGGAATTGACCATCAGGAACATGGAAATATCGAGTCAGAATTACATTTACTTTATCAATACTGGACTAACAACTtacacacaaaatgtaaactgaATGGAAATggatttaaatgttatttcacaaagaaaggaaaacagcTGTTCGTACGCTGAGGTGTTGCATAAGAAAAGTTTTATTtgacattcatggaaggagtctccagtgtcggtgagattttatttttttgtcttattaacttgaagaagGAGAAAACCTGCTATCGTGtacgtgataacaggaaattTACTATATTATAGTAAGTTGCTTTTGGTTGATTTTCATACAGACACGGCAGCGACTGATGACACTTGTCATGGCTAGTCCTTTCACTGTTTTGGGCTTGGGCGTACTgtaagagaacacacacacacactgagttaaACTGGacttaaatgaaaaataaaacagtaacaaGGATTTCAACCTCACCTAAACACCTGTTCTACGTCGAGGGAAGCCAGCCAGTAGCTGTAGGAGTCAGGGTAATAGTTGCACGTGCCCCGGCCATGACACTCGATGAAAGGGACTTGTCTGAAATGCTCTAGGCAGGAACCAGGAGAGATGAGGGACTGTCCTGAGCCCTCAGCACCCACACCGGTTTGCTGCAAGAGAAAAAGATTATTACCAAGGGCGCATATAATTCCTGTAGCTGACTGGTAAATGgtaactcagtggttaagacattggacttctgctCGGAAGGTCATGAATTCAAATAtaagcactgccaagctgccactgttgggcccttgagcaaggcccttaatcctcaactgctcggttgtataaatgagataattgtaagtagctctggataagggcgtctgcaaaatgctgctgtaatgtaatgtaatgtaatgtaatgactTGTTGGCTACATCAGTCTCGCAACTAATGCAAAACTAAGGAAGCACATTACACACCAAAACCAAGAAAATCTCAAGGCCTACCATGGCAAAGGAGTAGCCAGTCCAGAGTGAAAACCAGCCTTGGGGGCACTCGGGTGTCTGTGTAGTCTGACTGTGTATGGCGATGGTATTGGCTGTGCTCTGACACACCGAACATCTGTTAAAAAGATGCAAGTCCAACATGAAATCTATATCTCTAGTAATATGTCTAATCTATAAGTTATTATTATCCTGGTTCGTAACCTGCTGATGTATCTCGCCAGAATGTCCCCCCTGATCGGTTCCATTTTGGTGGGCATGGGCTCATCCGTGGACAGCCAGTACGAGTAGTCGTTACGCGAGGCATAGCGACAGGTGTACTCCGTATCGCAGAAGAGAAAGGGCATGGTGGAGAAACGAGGCAGGCAGCTACCTGATGTTCCTGAGGAAAGAAGACAAGATATTTTCAAGGCATGATAAAGGAAAGATACAGGCTGTGTACAAATAAAAGAACGATTTGGCAGTACTGTAAGTATACCAACAATGAGCTTCTTTCATTACATTAAATGACTGTAAAAGCTTCCTTTATGCCTTTATGCATTAAAAGACATATTCAGAGGTGTCAGTATTTACGCGAGGAACGTTCTCCGATTTCAGAGTGGGTGTATGCAGATGCTTAAGCTGaatttcagattattaaaatgaacTTTTGTATGTGGTTCAGACCTCAGACACTGTTAGATTTTTCTCATGCAGCTCTCATTGAATAGGGGCTCTAATTGGCTAAGTGTGTAGTACAAACTGCAAATGAAtagaaattgtttttaaatatatgagcCTGTCAGGCATTTCCAATTTAATCAAATTGTCTTCATACTTGATACAGTCTTGGCAGTTTTTTTGGTGGAAAATTAAGGGGTCTTAGCTTCATAACAGGGTTGGAACTctttctgatagggaaacactcTATTGTATGGTTCTATAGCTGTATGTCTCCTACTGTATATCAACACACCAATCCTTTGTTAGCGTGAATGTTACCCAAGTCTTGTCCATGTGCCCTGTCATTCCCATGGATGAACAGCAGTGAGTATCCTGAATAAATGAAAGTGGTTCCTTGTGGGCAGTTGGGAACTTGGATTTTCTGGCTGTGTCTGGTCAGAAGGAAGCTATCGAGAGCTCCTTGTGCTGCCTTTCCTGGAGGCCCTTGAGCACCCTTCTTTCCTGGCTGCCCCACATAGCCATCTGGCCCTAAAGAGAAACcatttgtatttacattcattcatttattcatgcattCACGTGTAAAAATGTATCAAGTTGGGCACCAACCTGGTAGTCCAGGTGCTCCTTTATCTCCTTTATGTCCAGGGAAGCCAGGGTGTCCTGGAACATCTTGGCCCGGAGGTCCCCTGGGGCCTTGCAAGCCTGTACCAAAAGAGATGTTCCCATAACATAAACCTCTCaacagattattttttaatatcgaCACCACCAACCCTAATATGCAAACTTCACACCGCACCTGTTGGCCCTGGTATTCCAGGTGACCCAGCAAATCCAGAGGGCCCACGATCTCCAGGGTTTCCCCCTGGCCCAGGATCCCCTGGCAGAGTAATTACTGGTGTACAAGAACTAGTTCCATCTGGACCTAAGATAGACCACAAGGCATATAAACTATGGGGACTGTgcattttcatatattctaatGCACATGTGTATTTactgaaatgtttaacacaaaGACTACAAAGATCCCTGTGACTACTGAGACAGCTGATTCCAGAATGGACTAACCTGGTGGTCCAGGAACACCTTTAAATCCAGGTTCACCTTTCCGTCCAAGATTGTAGTTTGGATCTCCCGGTTCACCTGCATGCAAAAATACATAACTGGTTAGAAACAAACAAGTTCCCCCTTTATTATGTACAACATACCATAATTTCTCTATTTTCTGAATTACTGAACAGTCACAAAGTGCAAAGTTTACAATcagacacaaaaaaataaatgtgtgtaaaataactACTTAGAAGATGATCACAACCCACAATTATAAGAGTCAGTCTTTGCAACAATGCTTTacaaaaatacaatttaatatAGTATGTGGTTTTGGTATTTGCCAAGTATTCACTACTCTGGCGGTAGGCTGCTTTTACTACATGACAACATGACTGAAATATGAGCTAGCTAGATAAAACATAAGCCCTTGTTGAAGACAAAAGGTTTATTCTAATCTGAGCTCCAGTCACTTGGGTCACAAAGAgccataatattatttaaatatataattgtttGTGTCATTCATGTATTTTGCTGTCTCTATCTCAGTTATAATGACCTGTGACATAGCCGTTAGATCAATCCATAAACTTTCACCAAACCTGACTTTCACAAGCCAGCCAGGGTGATTCACAGCAGCTGAATGCTTTAGAGATgtttactgtttcagttttcaatctttttttttttccaacaaaaaaatcttatttACAGTAGATTTAACTTAAGAGGATAGCAGTCAAATGAATCATTCATTTATACATTCATGTAGTCTCATACAAATGACTATTCTCTCACCAGGAGAGCCAGGAAGGCCAGGAAGCCCTGGGTCCCCGTTTGTCCCATGAGCACCAGGAACACCAGTAGGTCCCTGCCAGCattgataaaataaaattaggcaTGTTATTTTGAGTCCAAAAAACAGACACTAGTTCAAAAGCCATGCACAGCATTCATACTTATAGGCTATATGCAGTTTAATGAACTGGGAGCTTAAATTGGGATGATTGGGAGTTCAGAGGAGTAATTCACCGGAAGACCAGGGTGTCCTTGGATTCCCCTCTCTCCATTAAGACCTGGCCTACCGGGCAATCCCCTGTCTCCCTTGTCCCCTTTCATTAGGGAAAGTCCTGGAGGTCCTCTGGGGCCTTGTGGCCCTGTGAATCAgacatttggcaaatttaaaTTAGGAACCTGACTGAAAATGATGCTGAGATGctgtgaaagagtgaaagagatgCTGGTAAGTAGGAATAACTCCTCACCAGGATTTCCAGGTCTCCCAGGAAGACCAGGTTCTCCTTTTCCCCCAGATAAACATTCTCCTGGTGCCCCAGGATGTCCAGGAGAACCATAAGGTCCCGGTGGCCCTGGGGGTCCCTTATTTCCCATAGGACCGGGAAACCCATTACCTGGTTCACCCTTAAGTCCCCTGTTTCCCTTTGGACCTGACAATGTGGCAGAATACAATTAAAACTGATATTCTTTTATTACAAATTGGTGAACAAAAAATACACTGGAATTATGCAAAACAGTTACGGTTAGAATGTAGGtacagtgtttatttaaatactcGCCTGCTTGCCCTTTATGTCCCTTTGTGCCTGGAATGCTGTTCGTACAATCTGAAAAAAACATGCAAGATATTTGCAGCTTACATGTTATACAGTACATTCCGAATATTCTACGACTTGGAATATTAGGTTTTCTGTGATAAAATTAACGCAAATAAATACCATATATAGTCAATGGTAGGCTAAAGCACACTGAATGAAATTCAATGAACGTAGGCTTCTACCGTTATCTCCCCTTAGACCTGGTGGTCCAGGAAAGCCATCCCGACCATGGTTGCCTTTTTGGCCAACAAGTCCTGGAGGACCAGGAGGACCAGGAGTCCCTGTGACGAGACATAAAGTTTGCATCTATTACTCATTCTAACCAAAACATAATTGACTTGTCTATACATCCAAAATAGTTATGCTCTACCAATAACTGTTTGATATACAGTGACAGAACATTGTGTAAAGCTTATGGTTCATCAGGACCTTAAgagaaaaacattacaaaaataaacttttagGAGATAATAATCAAGTCAACACTGATGGCAAGAAGTGAATAATctacaatataaatatacatgtacCTTGATCTCCATTTGGGCCTGTGGGTCCAGGAGGTCCAGGGGCACCGTGCAAGCCTGGTTGACCAGGTGAACCTAGGGGCCCTGAAACAGGCACATAGAAAAAAGTTAGAAAGATAAAAAGAACTACACGAACAAATATCATTATAAGAGTACTAGCAATAACTGTGATCACTAAATTAGTGTTCACCTGGAATTCCAGGGGCTCCACTGTCTCCTGGAGATCCTGTTGGCCCGGGGTTACCTGGTGGACCAGGAAATCCAACATTTCCCTTCTCTCCTTTACATGCAGCATTACTTCCAAATCCAGGCTCTCCCTGTGATAACACAACACATACGTATTGAAGTTGAAGTAATTAAGTATTAAGGAATGCAAAATAGAGAGAACATTTTCTACCTTTTGCCCTTTTGGCCCAGGAAGCCCCAGGACGCCTGTAACCTGGGCGCCTTTGTGTCCTTTGAGTCCAATAGCCCCATCTTCTCCTCTGCTACCTGTGGTTCCGGGTTCACCTGGCTCTCCTTTCATACCTTGAGGACCTTATGAAACAAATATATGCCACCAAGTAAATGCAAGAACAGAAAAtctgaaaacagaataaaaactacacaGCTCCATAAATTGTGGCACTCACCAGGAAAACCTATAAATCCAGGATCACCTCTAGGCCCAATATTGCCTGGTTCACCAGGAACGTAGCTGTCAACACCTCTATCACCAACAGGGCCTAGAAAGCAATCAATTAAAATGATAACCCCATAACTAATAAGACAGATTTCAATACAAGAACATAACTCTCTCACAAATGCTTGTACAAAAGTCCAAACATGTACCTGGTGGTCCTGGCCTTCCTGGTATCCCATTGCTCCCATTAATTCCTCTAGTTCCTGGTAATCCTGGATCTCCCATTGTACCTGGTAAACCTGGTAGGCCTGTTAAGgtttaatacaaaataaatttttattgaGTGGGGTATAATTGCCTTGGTGTGGGTAGTGTTGCCGCTTCcaggtgctctggtttcctacCACtttccagaaaaatgcatgtagGTGAATTGGTGACTCCAAATTGGCGCTTAGTGTGAAATAGTCTGCGAATGTATATGTGCAGGGTGCGCTGCAATGGACTTGGGTCCCATCATAGATTTATTTTTGGCTCACACCCAGCACTGCAATAGGCTCCAAAAAGAATTGCTGTAAAAGttatgaaatattataaaatgCTAAGATATGGAAGCTATTCCCAACAGTGGACTAGCATAAAACATTCAAAAATTCaaatattttcacaaaaatgtgTATGCTTGTTGGATGATACTTACCTGGTGGACCTGGGTCTCCTATAGGCCCATGTTCCACCATGGAAAGACCATGAGGCCCAGATACTCCAGGATCTCCATGAACACCAGGAAGCCCTTTCTGACCTCTTTCTCCAGACAAGCCCTGAGACCCTGTCAGCAGAAAATGTAACTCTTTATTTGTCAATCTTACTTTGAAACATCAatggcaagtgtgtgtgttgcagcttTTCTTGGTGCCTGACCTTTGGGTCCAGGTGGTCCAGTGGGTCCAAAGGTGCCATATGGGCCTTCAACACCTGATGGTCCTGGTGGCCCCCGCTCACCCTTGGATCCTGGTTACCAGTTAGAgaatcaacaaaaaaattacattttcacatttttcagaATATGGCAGGGTTAATTCCACACATGTTACCTGGTACACCAGGATGTCCATTTGGCCCTGTGAGACCTTGTATTCCTGGAGGCCCTGGTGCTCCCGGTGTTGAGGACCCAGGTGGTCCCAGGGGTCCAGGTGGACCAGATTTACCAAAGCCTGGCACACCGGGGCTCCCCCTAATGCCTTTCTGTCCACTTGGTCCTGAAAATGCATTTGTATGTGTAAGACAGGTATTTTTAACAAGAAAAAATGTCATAGTATACCTTCTTAAGTAGTTCATGTTTACATAACTCCATGGCCATATTTGAGATAAGCATGTGCTGGCTAACCTCTGGAGCCTAGTTGACCTCTACTTCCTGGAATTCCTGGTGTACCAGTTGCTAGGTGACAGTCACCTGGTTCACCTGGTAATCCCTGAAAACCCGTTGCACCTTTATTTCCTGTATTGAAACCACACAGTCACATGATTCCTTTGATTTGCAATTAGTGAATAATTAGAGAATATGAGAGTATGTTAGCCTATTTTGCTTGTGAGGTGTGTACCTTTGGGG
Protein-coding regions in this window:
- the LOC108280703 gene encoding collagen alpha-5(IV) chain isoform X1, whose protein sequence is MRATWMLFLFLSWLVFGHRRAKGKCVCDGKSICHCGGVKGEKGVKGFPGQPGPPGLQGYLGAEGQQGPQGEKGNTGPIGLQGSKGDRGVDGSPGLLGAPGLPGTPGKQGPNGPPGAPGCDGAKGEEGSPGPHGVPGSPGHGGPPGWPGPKGDSVSPGLITEGKLGPPVHGPPGPPGPEGFPGPTGLRGADGRPGPSGPPGLKGTQGRSGSQGLSGPKGDQGPPGTPGPRGRGIFFVNIGRGIKGDPGDVGERGCDGRPRRPGSSFRKGEKGDKGDQGEEGTRGPEGEPGLRGFTGKKGARGPLGYIPGPPGLKGEKGDFGLPGPPGDIHEVARCLLKGYEGDAGCEGQPGPPGMKGAAGFPGLPGHPGSHVLGPTGPWGPPGQIGPKGEKGNAAPDPTGPPGRDGPQGVQGPRGDPGPPGPVFPPEYPPPIKNFKGPPGIPGNDGLPGPKGDKGEACYECCYGLQGPHGPPGHRGLPGINAPPGPKGDAGFKGVAGLPGYEGSPGPPGLQGVPGEKGSGGSSSHIGMKGDKGFPGLPGLPGRDGLHGSPGRPGSKGPPGAKGDSNVALGPMGDPGPAGLPGIQGNPGPNGPPGPPGFGVPGFPGQKGKHGVQGIRGPPGPPGEKGECSRSGTGYPSSKGQKGLPGQDGPPGIPGPPGHPGTPGFRGPKGDRGTLLHRNVGPPGIKGNKGQSGLPGVPGIGLNGLPGPVGPSGIPGSKGEPGYGHPGLEGLAGIPGEPGVKGLPGEPGVPGFPGPFGITGKPGESGPKGNKGATGFQGLPGEPGDCHLATGTPGIPGSRGQLGSRGPSGQKGIRGSPGVPGFGKSGPPGPLGPPGSSTPGAPGPPGIQGLTGPNGHPGVPGSKGERGPPGPSGVEGPYGTFGPTGPPGPKGSQGLSGERGQKGLPGVHGDPGVSGPHGLSMVEHGPIGDPGPPGLPGLPGTMGDPGLPGTRGINGSNGIPGRPGPPGPVGDRGVDSYVPGEPGNIGPRGDPGFIGFPGPQGMKGEPGEPGTTGSRGEDGAIGLKGHKGAQVTGVLGLPGPKGQKGEPGFGSNAACKGEKGNVGFPGPPGNPGPTGSPGDSGAPGIPGPLGSPGQPGLHGAPGPPGPTGPNGDQGTPGPPGPPGLVGQKGNHGRDGFPGPPGLRGDNDCTNSIPGTKGHKGQAGPKGNRGLKGEPGNGFPGPMGNKGPPGPPGPYGSPGHPGAPGECLSGGKGEPGLPGRPGNPGPQGPRGPPGLSLMKGDKGDRGLPGRPGLNGERGIQGHPGLPGPTGVPGAHGTNGDPGLPGLPGSPGEPGDPNYNLGRKGEPGFKGVPGPPGPDGTSSCTPVITLPGDPGPGGNPGDRGPSGFAGSPGIPGPTGLQGPRGPPGQDVPGHPGFPGHKGDKGAPGLPGPDGYVGQPGKKGAQGPPGKAAQGALDSFLLTRHSQKIQVPNCPQGTTFIYSGYSLLFIHGNDRAHGQDLGTSGSCLPRFSTMPFLFCDTEYTCRYASRNDYSYWLSTDEPMPTKMEPIRGDILARYISRCSVCQSTANTIAIHSQTTQTPECPQGWFSLWTGYSFAMQTGVGAEGSGQSLISPGSCLEHFRQVPFIECHGRGTCNYYPDSYSYWLASLDVEQVFSTPKPKTVKGLAMTSVISRCRVCMKINQKQLTII